The genomic DNA GAATTTGAAAAAACCTAGATGATTTGCTGTGATACGAGCCTGCACGGGCACTATACTTCCTTGTTGGTAACTGAAACGACACATTTCATTGTTAGAATAAGTATACCTCAGCTGAAATACAAATACTgtagatttataaaaaattaaaccttTTGACAATCACATGGCCGAATTCTCCATCATATTCGTGAGCTCTTGGAGTAGCGTCAATATAATTATCTCCACAGAAACCACATTTTCCGTCGTTAGACAACCATTGTTGctataaccatttttttttcaatatgagtACTACTGATGaaagataaatttattatattctgaATGCATTATAGAACTTACTGCAAATCCTCCACAGAATAGTTGATTGTCGTCATAGTCCTGAGGAGCTGTTGGATCATATCTCCACCTGGAGGCTCTGTTCACGGGATCCAAAAGCATCCCATGACCCCGGACATGAAGTGGCACAGCCACAAGGAAACTCAACGCTACTACAAATTTCAAcattgtttatatcaatcaaagttcAAAATGCGAGATTCAAGTCCTTTTATAGTGGAATGATTACATTTACAGTGTAATCTTACAATATCAAATGCGAATCTTGTAGTTCATGATTCTTCTATTGAGATAGAGTGCTGATTCTTGTTTTGCTCTGTTAGATAACATCatcaaaacaaatttttaaattgaattagttTAGAGCAAAATTgatctttttaattaaattttacatttaggATAATCTACCATAAAATAAGATTCTATCTATTAGTAATAATGTGTACTCATAAATAGAGGAAGATATGAATGAAATATTACATGgtgatattatattgtatttcacCAATGGATAGTAAAAAGTCTGaataatctttaatatacatacatatgtacataatatacaatgttaaatgaaaatcaCATTTAAAATCCACATAATCATCTCAAGAAtaggtaaatatatttttttataaatgttaaattatccatataaaaatatattgcttaAGTATGACAAACTGCatacattattttgaaattaaaaacattgataaGAAATCGTAAAGATTATCGGCGGTACAATATTTGAAATCTCATCTCTATTTAAGATCAAAAAGatcaaaaattattcaatataaaagaGCATTTTTCATCTAATTCTGAATCACTCAGTGTGAATTGAACGCGTCAAAATGATGAAATTTGCTCTCGTTCTGAGTTTCTTGGTGGCTGCACCACTCTATGTAAATGGTCATGGAATGGTGATGGACCCTGTTAACAGGGCATCCAGGTGGAGGGTTGACTCTTCAGCTCCTGTTAACTATGACGACAATCAGCTCTATTGTGGAAGCTTTGGGGTAAGTTTTTCACTACATATTACttttgtaatgaaattatttaaccTTTAATCGTTGCAACAACTTTAGGCTTTTATGTAATGCGTgtaaacataataatatttaaatagtaacttttttaataagttttcaGTTCATTTTTGTGGCAACAAATTGTGAATAGAACATTAATATTTCCCTCCTAATATAACGAATCAATTATCATACTATGTATTGCCACATtaaaaaattcttcaattatatttttttgatttttaaatgctttttattattacgaaattatgttcacaatacatcttatatctattttaatagctactgatatacttatcattttctattttacaatttaatttaatttggttagtaatcacagtattatgttattctaatgttaatgtacagcataataggaaaaagagctcaaaaacctatttacaattcttcttctattatatgaaCTAGATTAATTGCTgtacatattacaaattttattaaaataaactaattgcttttaaaattttataacagtTCATATTAGCTAATCTGAgcaatatttatgatttttattgaattggcatacaatatgaaaattcatttttacgAATGGCAACATTAATATAGAAATTGTATGCTCAATTGTGATATTTAAAAGTTATGTACCgagatatgtattttgtattgtaaataataGAACTCTAATTTGGATTGTAAagattacattattatttaatagcAACAATGGGTAAACAACGGTGGAAAATGTGGATTCTGTGGTGATAACTATGCTGATGCCCAACCTAGAAAACACGAAATAGGCGGTAAATATGGACAAGGAGTCATTGTAAagaggtaaaaaaaaaagttaaagcacacatacgtacatttataatataataaaataaaattgaatgataATGATGAACAATTTGCAAATATTACAGCTATAAACAGGGAAGCGATATGCAAGTTCAAGTTCAAATTGACGCCAACCACAGAGGATTCTTCCAGTTCAAGGTATGCAACTTGGATACATTCAAAACCGAATCAGAAGAGTGCTATGACAGTGTGTTGCTGACGCTGCCCAGCGGTGAAACCAAATACTACCTCGAGTATATTCTTGGGAAACATGACGTGACTTTGAAACTTCCGTCTGGTCTCACTTGCAAACACTGTGTCCTTCAATGGACTTACACCACAGGTATGCTCTTATTTACATAGCGAATGTATTGCctttgcaattattttattgatcGGTGGATTTCATTTGTCATCAGCCAATTCTTGGGGAACCTGCGAGGATGGAACCGCGGCACAAGGTTGTGGTCCACAAGAATGGTTCAGAACTTGCTCTGACATTGCCATCACAGCATGAAGAAATTACATACTTTGACTAAAATCTCTGTACAAatgcttattatattttactgtagaaatttataataaaaacccaagcacctaatatttattttactataaaaacatactaaaatttaaattaaacagaaATACAAATCTAAATAAGAGAACAAAGGAAATCTTCCTCTTTGGCatgatatacatgtatatgtagaaaTGGTAATAAAACATAACTATCAGAggaaatataaacatttaaatgaGAAACGCTTTAATTTGGTACATATcggtacataccagtggcgtgccgtggagtTCTccttgtttttgtcgcacagccttacttacttgtgcgcgagcaggatatgcaagattaggtgacgtcataccgagtccccttgtatccttcTCACGCACACGTAAATAAGGCGGTGCGACAAAACCAGGGTGATTTTCACAGCACGTCACtggtacatacttacatatataaacatgtcACCTCTCccaagtatttaaatatattaaaatatttcgtggttgaagcaaaaaaatatttgcgtGAAAAACATCAAAGTAATACTGAATACTTATGACGACGATAAAAATACTTCATTGTGTTCAATGAATTGTTTAGAATTCCCAAATCCTTTCATAGATGTTCATATTTTGTACTAAAAGGCTACATatatctaatgtataatatttacaaaaacacttcctcatttttttatttacatctttatctttttaattgtatctataatgaaatataatctgTAAATTGTATCTATAATGAAAATCagagttttttgatttataaCGTCATCGATCTTTATCTATATCATTTTGCTATCTTTGACCTGTGAAATtgattatttcataataaataatcaatcaaATTGCGTGCTGGAATTTCTTTTGTTGTTGTTTAGTGCGATTACAATTAATCGTCAAAATCAGTTGAAAATCAAATCTTTTAACTTTCAGATATTAGTGTGATTAGTTTATTTTTCATCTTAAAagttcatataaatacattcccattgttaatttttgtatatgtttattttatcgaactaagccagttatcaatagaatttttgttattaatccacaagaatagtcaaaatatgatttttctgtggaattctcatataaagacaatttaatatattatccctattaatgcaattcagattcgtgtaaatacgagtacgaGCTttaagctcgcaattttaccgatttaaaattcagcacacttccaattaacccttttaaacgaaaacaaaaaatagtatggccagaacactatctcaataaacatgtttcaatagaaaatactcaatataaaatagtgttgacagtgggaaaaaatcccaagtgaaaatacgtacttttgacttttgatttgaactggacgactacttagagagatttgaaagctgaaatgtactacaaatgaaagataaaatacccgactatagattctcacattcattttgaacaggaaattgacagattttgagacatcgactaaacaacaccaagatatagaaaaatcgcgcgatttaaaaaaaaacacatatatctccgaatatcgaaccaatcaacattttttactaccagattcgtgtttactggacatagatctataataaaagtcatatctcgtctctgaaccaacaaaaagtcgtcatttgtcgaacagtgctatTAGGTAGtcgaaaaaatatgaaatatagtgACGATCTATCTACATATTTCGATATTCCGCTTATTCGAATAAAGATTTTTAACATCATGTATGGGCTCTACGAATTGGTTAAGTTTTGGACCATCCTGTGGGTTGGGACCTTTAATTACTTCCTTgtactttacttccttcccgcccGCCATATTAAATAGTGTGTCTACAACAATTCCGTCGTTTCATTCTAACCGTCCCCCATaatcacatatttatattatattatactattgtatatgtatgtatgtacgtaatgtatggaaatttaaaagaaaagttCCCGTCTgttcattaaaatatgtattttgaactACATTTGAGAATTTTTAGTTATGAACTAAATAGccctagaaaaataaaaaatactgattTGTCTTTAAAATCAGATCAAACGAAAATTTTAAACTAACATATCCCCAATAAATCACTTCGTTTTAATTAAGATTTGTGGGTTTTGAGCGTTTTGTGAAGCGCTTATTAAATTTTTCCACTATTATAGTTGTTtcaaagtaatttatttatttattgaaaaatcaacagacaacagatgtagaaatgtttaaaaataaagaataaatgtaacgaaataaaataacatctgagcccaattatagatttttacaaatgacataaaatggtacatagagacaaacaaatgaaaaagaaaagaataaaaacaaaaacatgagTAAACTATGACTTAATAGAACAGTAcataactaaacataaagtgatataatattgaataaagattatataatagaaatagaaataatagTTTCTCTTGATGGCAGTTCTGattgatgcaaggaaataccgaatagatcaacgtcattcagTTCCCCGTTAATCATACGATAAACAcactgtagataggaatattttagggaattggtttagaaagtattaagtgaaaagagtgcaatgtGTCTAGTATACCTAATTACTCAGTAAATTGGGACAATCAaagaaaccatttaggagcttaaaaaggaatgtagcatcagtgagtcttCGCCTGACAGACATATTGTAATAcctatattatgtatttgtattcttagaatacatatataattctttCTAGTTGTTAtcaataaattatgtaaattgaTCACATAGAAACTAAAGCAAttctattatttaaatttattatttaaaaaatataggaagttatacagtatgtatgtattttattttaagcagAGATGGAAATATCAGAACACGTTCTGTAATTTTCACGAGTGTTgtctgaaaaagaaaaaaatcattatgtacaattttatgaTTGAAACTACTGAAAAAAGTAGACTAAATATCTTACGGGCAAAGTAAGTCCATTGCAATATGCAATGTTGGCATATAAGTCCACTAGGAAgtctcaaattaaaataatgattgcCGAGATAGTCCTCGAAGGTATGTTTTATTTCTCCACTAGGTGATGCCAAGAGAATGTCATTGAAACAGGCGTCAGATTCTGCTCCATACCTGTCCTTGTTACAGATTCTGAATTCGAACCAGCCGCGGTGGTTCGCCGTCACTCTGACTTCTACATTTATCACACTGCCTGGTTGATATCTAGAAAACGACATGTATAAGAATTCAAAACATAATACAAATCGATTAAATTGAAAGTGAATCCTACTTCTTAACGATTACACCTTGTCCATATTTTCCACCAAGCTCGTGGGTTCTAGGTGTAGCCATAGCAAAGTTGTCGCCGCACATTCCGCATTTTCCACCGTTATTTTGCAAGGCCTACAAAAGCTTGATTAATTTTTGTGTCACGATAAGACATACATATCATCAAGTGTTAATTTACCCCGGCGCCACCACACCAAAGCTGATTATCGCCGTAATTGGGAGGCGCTGATGAGTCTACTCTCCATCTTGAAGCTCTGTTGACTGGATCAAGTACCATTCCATGTCCTTGGACATAGAGGGGCGCAGCCACCAAAAAGCAAATAGCTAGAGTGTATTTCAACATATTGAATAAGAAACAATATAGAAATGACGTGTAACTAATCCCCTGTATCTCTTTTATATGGAGAAAATCAATCTTATATCATAGGCACATCTCCAAACACAAATACAATTTCAGATCTTGACATTGATAGCAATCTTAAATCATATtcgacttttatttaaaaaaatgaatgcatCCTAAACAATACATCCAGCTTCCATTGATagcagtaaaatattaattaaataatattacaataattgaTTATCAATATTGATTCGTTGATAATTTTTTAAGTGTATAAAAAATGTTCTTTTTAATCCTGATTAATCACAACGATAATAACTTTATAGATATTATATTCGATATGAGAAATTCTCAATATAAAAGGTATTTTCGATTGACACGGGTCATTCGCTCGTGTTTTGGACGTGCAAACTTTctcaaaaatgaaatttgtaCTAGCACTGTGTTTCTTGGTAGCTGTGCCCCTTTATGTTCAGGGGCATGGCATGGTGATGGACCCTGTCAACAGGGCATCCAGATGGAGAGTTGACCCATCAGCCCCAGCCAATTATGAAGACAACCAAATGTGGTGTGGAGGAGTAAGTCTATAAAACAATATCAAACAACACATTCCAACTTCAAAATACAAATTAACATCTTCTATCTTCATCACAAAGGGAA from Arctopsyche grandis isolate Sample6627 chromosome 1, ASM5162203v2, whole genome shotgun sequence includes the following:
- the LOC143915189 gene encoding uncharacterized protein LOC143915189, producing the protein MLKFVVALSFLVAVPLHVRGHGMLLDPVNRASRWRYDPTAPQDYDDNQLFCGGFAQQWLSNDGKCGFCGDNYIDATPRAHEYDGEFGHVIVKSYQQGSIVPVQARITANHLGFFKFRLCNLDKFKTESEECFEDIHVLMPNGDDKFAIESHLGDHNLSIKLPGGLTCEHCILQWTYVAGNTWGTCEDGTTAKGCGPQEHFRTCSDITITS
- the LOC143915185 gene encoding uncharacterized protein LOC143915185 is translated as MMKFALVLSFLVAAPLYVNGHGMVMDPVNRASRWRVDSSAPVNYDDNQLYCGSFGQQWVNNGGKCGFCGDNYADAQPRKHEIGGKYGQGVIVKSYKQGSDMQVQVQIDANHRGFFQFKVCNLDTFKTESEECYDSVLLTLPSGETKYYLEYILGKHDVTLKLPSGLTCKHCVLQWTYTTANSWGTCEDGTAAQGCGPQEWFRTCSDIAITA
- the LOC143914057 gene encoding uncharacterized protein LOC143914057 — encoded protein: MLKYTLAICFLVAAPLYVQGHGMVLDPVNRASRWRVDSSAPPNYGDNQLWCGGAGALQNNGGKCGMCGDNFAMATPRTHELGGKYGQGVIVKKYQPGSVINVEVRVTANHRGWFEFRICNKDRYGAESDACFNDILLASPSGEIKHTFEDYLGNHYFNLRLPSGLICQHCILQWTYFAHNTRENYRTCSDISISA